The Brachyspira aalborgi genome has a segment encoding these proteins:
- a CDS encoding ABC transporter permease: MNKKFRIDFWTSITLIIALVFALFLVYPLLSLFLSSFKNPETGAWTLDNFLKFFSRKYYYQALGNSFLVTICVTILTICLGTPMAYFMSVYKIKGKTFLQILIIISMMSPAFIGAYSWILLLGRSGVITKFFANLGITTPTIYGFGGILLVFTLKLYPFIFMYVSGALSKIDVSLMEAAESLGCSPFKKVATIAIPLITPTILAGALLVFMNALADFGTPMLIGEGFRTMPTMIYSEFVSEVGGNANFSASMASIMVFITALMFITQKYFVNKKSFTMSSLNPIKPKEIKGIMSIFVHIFLYLIVFLSIIPQITVIYTSFLKTNRAVFVKGFSFDSYITIFSSLGTSIKNTYLYGLITIFIIVIVGMFIAYISIRRKNILTSIIDTITMFPYIIPGSVLGITLLLAFNKPPIILSGTAMIIIISLVIRRMPYTLRSSSAILYQISVSMEEASISLGASQVKTFFKITAMMMLPGVMSGAILSWITVINELSSSVILYTGKSRTMAVSIYQEVIRASYGTAAALSTILTISTIISLIIFFKLTGKKEVSL; encoded by the coding sequence ATGAATAAAAAATTTAGAATAGATTTTTGGACTTCGATTACTTTAATAATAGCTTTAGTATTTGCTTTATTTTTAGTATATCCTTTGCTTTCTTTATTTTTAAGCAGTTTTAAGAATCCTGAAACGGGAGCTTGGACTTTAGATAATTTTCTTAAATTTTTTAGCAGAAAATATTATTATCAAGCTTTGGGAAATAGTTTTTTGGTAACTATATGCGTAACGATTTTAACTATATGTTTAGGAACTCCTATGGCATATTTTATGAGCGTTTACAAAATAAAAGGAAAAACTTTTTTACAAATTTTGATTATTATATCTATGATGTCGCCCGCTTTTATCGGCGCTTATTCTTGGATACTTTTACTTGGAAGAAGCGGAGTAATAACAAAATTTTTTGCAAATTTAGGAATAACGACTCCGACAATATACGGTTTTGGCGGAATACTTTTAGTTTTTACTTTAAAATTATATCCTTTTATTTTTATGTATGTTTCGGGAGCTTTAAGCAAAATAGATGTTTCTCTTATGGAAGCTGCGGAAAGTTTAGGATGTTCGCCTTTTAAGAAAGTTGCGACTATAGCGATTCCTTTAATAACTCCCACAATATTGGCGGGAGCTTTGCTTGTATTTATGAACGCATTAGCCGATTTTGGAACTCCTATGCTTATAGGCGAAGGATTTAGAACAATGCCTACAATGATATATTCCGAATTCGTAAGCGAGGTTGGAGGAAATGCAAACTTTTCGGCGTCTATGGCAAGCATAATGGTATTTATAACGGCTTTAATGTTTATAACTCAAAAATATTTTGTCAATAAAAAATCGTTTACAATGAGTTCTCTAAATCCGATTAAACCTAAAGAAATAAAAGGAATAATGTCTATATTCGTTCATATATTTTTATATTTGATAGTATTTTTATCTATAATACCTCAAATTACGGTTATTTATACTTCATTTTTAAAGACAAACAGAGCGGTATTTGTTAAAGGATTTTCTTTTGACAGTTATATTACTATATTCTCGTCTTTGGGAACTTCGATTAAAAATACTTATCTTTACGGACTTATAACTATATTTATAATAGTAATAGTCGGTATGTTTATAGCTTATATATCAATCAGAAGAAAAAATATATTAACTAGCATAATAGATACGATTACAATGTTTCCTTATATAATTCCTGGTTCGGTTTTAGGAATAACTTTGCTTTTGGCTTTCAATAAACCGCCTATAATATTAAGCGGAACGGCAATGATAATAATAATTTCTTTAGTTATTAGAAGAATGCCATATACTTTAAGGTCAAGTTCGGCAATACTCTATCAAATAAGCGTGAGCATGGAAGAAGCTTCAATAAGTTTAGGAGCTTCGCAGGTTAAAACTTTCTTTAAAATAACCGCTATGATGATGCTTCCTGGAGTTATGTCGGGAGCGATTTTAAGTTGGATAACTGTAATAAACGAATTAAGTTCTTCTGTAATATTATATACGGGAAAATCTAGGACTATGGCAGTTTCTATTTACCAAGAAGTTATAAGAGCAAGCTATGGAACAGCGGCGGCGCTTTCTACGATACTTACAATATCGACTATTATATCTCTTATAATATTTTTCAAATTAACGGGTAAAAAAGAAGTTAGTTTATAA
- a CDS encoding ABC transporter ATP-binding protein, with amino-acid sequence MSVSISVENVVKRYDKLTIIPNLSLNIKNGEFFTLLGPSGCGKTTLLRMIAGFNSIEDGKIKFDEDIINDIPAHKRNIGMVFQNYAIFPHMTVRENVEYGLKLRKEDKNSMKKKVDEMLEVVKIEEYQNRLPERLSGGQQQRVALARAIVITPNVLLMDEPLSNLDAKLRIEMRSAIKDIQRHVGITTVYVTHDQEEALAVSDRIAVMKDGIIQQVGNPVSIYSRPSNVFVATFIGHSNLFYAKIYKSSNESGLIFKNGYKLEMDNLDNIEDGDEVIAAIRPEEFSLAKITEESMKAKVITKTFLGKYINYSLQFEDKEVIPEQPSIEYSQDSASLDKIYEVNETINLKPNPKKINVFTLDMEKSLIKGVKKYE; translated from the coding sequence ATGAGCGTATCAATATCTGTAGAAAATGTGGTTAAAAGATATGATAAATTAACCATAATACCAAATCTATCTCTAAATATAAAAAATGGAGAATTCTTTACTTTGCTTGGACCTTCGGGTTGCGGTAAAACTACTTTACTTCGTATGATTGCAGGATTCAATTCAATAGAGGACGGAAAAATAAAATTTGACGAGGATATTATAAACGATATTCCCGCGCATAAAAGAAATATCGGCATGGTATTTCAAAATTATGCAATTTTTCCTCATATGACGGTTAGGGAAAATGTAGAATACGGATTAAAATTAAGAAAAGAAGATAAAAATTCTATGAAGAAAAAAGTCGATGAAATGCTTGAGGTTGTAAAGATAGAAGAATATCAAAACAGACTTCCCGAAAGATTATCGGGAGGACAACAGCAGAGAGTCGCTTTGGCAAGAGCTATAGTTATAACGCCGAATGTTCTTTTAATGGATGAGCCTCTTTCAAATTTGGATGCAAAATTAAGAATAGAAATGAGAAGCGCCATAAAAGATATTCAAAGGCATGTCGGAATTACTACGGTTTATGTAACTCATGACCAAGAGGAAGCTTTAGCCGTTTCGGATAGAATAGCCGTAATGAAAGACGGAATAATACAGCAAGTTGGAAATCCCGTTTCAATATATTCGCGTCCTTCAAATGTTTTTGTCGCCACTTTTATAGGACATTCTAATCTATTTTACGCGAAAATATATAAATCTTCAAATGAAAGCGGTTTAATATTCAAAAACGGATATAAATTAGAAATGGATAATTTAGACAATATTGAAGACGGAGACGAGGTTATAGCGGCTATAAGACCTGAAGAGTTTAGCCTTGCAAAAATTACGGAAGAAAGCATGAAAGCGAAAGTAATTACAAAAACTTTTTTAGGAAAATATATAAATTATTCTTTGCAATTTGAAGATAAAGAAGTTATTCCCGAACAGCCAAGTATAGAATATTCTCAAGATTCCGCGTCTTTAGATAAAATATACGAAGTTAATGAAACGATTAACTTAAAACCAAATCCTAAAAAAATAAATGTCTTTACTCTCGATATGGAAAAGAGTCTTATAAAAGGAGTTAAAAAATATGAATAA
- a CDS encoding Rrf2 family transcriptional regulator, producing MKISSRFTIAVHTLLCILLFKDEKITSNFLAGSIQVNPVIIRNILIQLKKAKIIIVKRGKGGISINKKAKDITLLDIFEAVESLDGKLFSFHKKPNSKCPVGNNITKILLPKLDNIQKSMEKELEKTTLKDIFNDLQNNL from the coding sequence ATGAAAATAAGCTCAAGATTTACTATAGCTGTTCATACTCTTTTATGTATTTTATTATTCAAAGACGAAAAAATAACTTCAAATTTTTTAGCTGGAAGCATTCAAGTAAATCCCGTTATAATAAGAAATATTTTAATTCAATTAAAAAAAGCTAAAATTATAATCGTAAAAAGAGGAAAAGGCGGAATATCTATAAATAAAAAAGCGAAAGATATAACTTTATTAGATATATTTGAAGCTGTAGAAAGTTTGGATGGAAAATTATTTTCATTTCATAAGAAACCAAATTCAAAATGCCCCGTTGGAAATAATATAACGAAAATATTACTTCCGAAATTAGACAATATTCAAAAATCTATGGAAAAAGAATTAGAAAAAACGACTTTGAAAGACATTTTTAACGACTTGCAAAATAATTTATAA
- a CDS encoding FkbM family methyltransferase — protein sequence MTSKTIDNIVWFIPSRKLRDNIRDYMNFIYNKINEINKPIRAWDRYLFILFREDIKNDANFYQKYLNLIKNLDKESVEIVIGILSKITNYNNIEDDIYFSRKESKRLNDLYEEFNNKIIKINEELFIYDKYILPKNQFEIEAFYGKYGMDYVKNLNQVKNKNIIDAGAYIGDSAILFSDYTDKNVYSFEPFLHHYNMMLKTIELNKKNNIIPVNMALGDSNKELSLYSNGDLNMGLSIERNSEQSDINCIENKVKMVTLDSYVKENNIEVGLIKTDLEGFEQPFLKGAIETIKEQKPVLIISIYHNYSDFFEIKPMIENLNLGYKFKIIEPKAPESAIVSTLLLAEV from the coding sequence ATGACTTCAAAAACTATTGATAATATCGTTTGGTTTATTCCATCTAGAAAATTAAGAGATAATATCAGAGATTATATGAATTTTATATATAATAAAATTAATGAAATAAACAAACCAATTCGAGCTTGGGATAGGTATCTTTTTATTCTTTTTAGAGAAGATATAAAAAATGACGCTAATTTTTATCAAAAATATTTGAATTTAATTAAAAATTTAGATAAAGAAAGCGTAGAAATTGTTATTGGAATATTATCCAAAATTACAAATTATAATAATATTGAAGACGATATTTATTTTTCGCGTAAAGAATCGAAAAGATTAAACGATTTATACGAAGAATTTAATAACAAAATAATAAAAATAAATGAAGAATTATTTATATACGATAAATATATTTTACCAAAAAACCAATTTGAGATTGAAGCTTTTTACGGAAAATACGGAATGGATTATGTAAAAAATTTAAATCAAGTTAAAAATAAAAATATAATTGATGCGGGAGCTTATATCGGAGATTCTGCAATATTATTTTCCGATTATACAGATAAAAATGTTTACAGTTTTGAACCGTTTTTGCATCACTATAATATGATGTTGAAAACTATAGAATTAAATAAAAAGAATAATATTATTCCCGTGAATATGGCTTTAGGCGATAGCAATAAAGAATTATCTCTATATTCAAACGGAGATTTAAATATGGGACTTTCAATAGAGAGAAATTCTGAACAATCCGATATTAATTGCATTGAGAATAAAGTAAAAATGGTAACTCTCGATAGTTATGTGAAAGAAAATAATATTGAAGTCGGATTAATAAAAACGGATTTGGAAGGTTTTGAACAGCCGTTTTTGAAAGGAGCGATTGAGACTATAAAAGAACAAAAGCCCGTTTTAATAATAAGCATATATCATAATTATAGCGACTTTTTTGAAATAAAACCAATGATAGAGAATTTAAATTTAGGTTATAAGTTTAAGATAATAGAACCTAAAGCACCAGAGAGTGCTATAGTTTCTACGCTTTTACTTGCAGAAGTATAA
- a CDS encoding NAD(P)-dependent oxidoreductase, with protein sequence MKIAIIGATGKAGKLIMEEALKRGLDVTAIVRNKSKLSNSSVKVIEKDLFDLKKEDLKDFDTVVSAFGIWEEKELPKHAEVMNHLCDILADTNIRLMVVGGAASLYVNKEHTMILKDAPNFPEAFMGLAVSENKAFDILKDKKDVLWTYVSPSADFQAEREKTGEYNIGNDELLVNSKGESYISYADYAAAFADEIVNKKYLNQQITFCSK encoded by the coding sequence ATGAAGATAGCTATAATAGGAGCTACAGGCAAAGCTGGAAAATTAATTATGGAGGAGGCTTTAAAAAGAGGATTAGATGTCACGGCTATAGTGAGAAACAAATCCAAACTTTCTAATTCGAGCGTTAAAGTAATCGAAAAAGATTTATTCGATTTAAAGAAAGAAGATTTAAAAGATTTCGACACAGTCGTAAGCGCTTTTGGAATATGGGAAGAAAAAGAACTTCCAAAACATGCCGAAGTAATGAACCATCTATGCGACATATTGGCTGACACAAATATCAGATTAATGGTTGTCGGAGGAGCTGCAAGTTTATATGTAAATAAAGAGCACACTATGATATTAAAAGATGCACCTAATTTTCCAGAAGCTTTTATGGGATTGGCAGTAAGTGAAAATAAAGCATTTGATATATTAAAAGATAAGAAAGATGTTTTATGGACATATGTTTCGCCTTCTGCAGATTTTCAAGCTGAGAGAGAGAAAACAGGAGAATATAATATAGGCAATGATGAGTTATTAGTTAATTCTAAAGGCGAAAGCTATATTAGCTATGCTGACTATGCCGCTGCTTTTGCTGATGAGATAGTTAATAAAAAATACTTAAATCAACAAATAACATTCTGTTCAAAATAA
- a CDS encoding DUF438 domain-containing protein, with protein MKLINSNKNVYQLCKEYPEIKNILADLGFDAIKNPFMFNTLAKVMTIDKASKMKNIDMKEIIKKFEEKGFIFENDKNSDRNAILKNFITRLHNGENIENIKKEFAEKLNKVSALEIHNAMHELVESGMTIDEAKKFFYIRSLILQNAIDNEDINQNYKNNYIAIEEFKKENRDIEKSIENIIDLKDISLCKDFYDKLHNHYIKKESIFFTMLNKYGNFEPSKVMTKVDKDILEELKNIIFDNSDKIFEKLKDLKNKIYDMIFKEENILIPLIIANFSKEDFEEIKEKYKIG; from the coding sequence ATGAAATTAATAAATTCAAATAAAAATGTTTATCAATTATGCAAAGAATATCCCGAAATTAAAAATATATTGGCTGATTTGGGTTTTGACGCCATAAAAAATCCCTTTATGTTTAATACTTTGGCAAAAGTAATGACTATAGATAAAGCTTCAAAAATGAAAAATATTGACATGAAAGAAATTATAAAAAAGTTTGAAGAGAAAGGATTTATTTTTGAAAATGATAAAAATAGCGATAGAAATGCAATATTAAAAAATTTTATAACTCGACTTCATAACGGGGAAAATATAGAAAATATTAAAAAAGAATTTGCGGAAAAATTAAACAAAGTTTCGGCTTTAGAAATCCATAACGCTATGCATGAACTTGTAGAATCGGGAATGACGATAGACGAAGCTAAAAAATTCTTTTATATAAGGTCTTTGATTTTGCAAAATGCAATAGACAACGAAGATATAAATCAAAATTATAAAAATAATTATATTGCAATAGAAGAGTTTAAAAAAGAAAATAGAGATATAGAAAAATCGATTGAAAATATAATTGATTTGAAAGATATAAGTTTATGCAAAGATTTTTACGATAAACTTCATAATCATTATATAAAAAAAGAATCTATATTTTTTACAATGTTAAATAAATACGGAAATTTTGAACCTTCAAAAGTAATGACTAAAGTCGATAAAGATATTCTTGAAGAATTAAAAAATATTATTTTTGACAACTCTGATAAAATTTTTGAAAAACTTAAAGATTTAAAAAATAAAATTTACGATATGATTTTTAAAGAAGAAAATATTTTAATTCCGCTTATTATAGCAAATTTTTCTAAAGAAGATTTTGAAGAGATTAAAGAAAAATATAAAATAGGATAA
- a CDS encoding tetratricopeptide repeat protein encodes MRFKIFLFIFNLIMFTSIFAQNTRETITVKPDNQVVTNEPISRKKGGPLEEDFIKTIDLANNTLFSIRLNATNFDRYIRITSYSTNLDFVRFTRDKTNTFLTFTTLTSGIAKLNFQVDNEENIIRRYRYTINVTNSERNTANTNAMLLEIEKSEISSNNINKITADNLNQISITNNNDSIISANATNSEIKKSDKSETLTLFNSAEELKNIKDYSNAVNLYNNIISQYPNSKYSIYSHFRIADIYNNNKDYNNAFDMYKKVYDLKTANNNEKAAALYSMGIMKKFQNNNEEAINYFNEVINKYAKTSTYGNASYEMADSLKRLGKISDGINILEKSLSSNDKFNKRADALLLLAEIYERGDRNVRDFNKAYQTYNQYIEEYPSLPKTKYAIERKDFLYRTVINLQ; translated from the coding sequence ATGCGATTTAAAATTTTTTTATTCATTTTTAATTTGATTATGTTTACTTCTATTTTCGCTCAAAATACGAGAGAAACGATAACGGTTAAACCCGATAATCAAGTTGTAACGAACGAACCTATAAGCAGAAAAAAAGGCGGACCTTTGGAAGAAGATTTTATAAAAACTATAGACTTGGCAAATAATACTCTTTTTTCAATAAGATTAAACGCCACAAATTTTGACAGATATATTCGTATAACAAGCTATTCTACAAATTTAGATTTTGTGAGATTTACGAGAGATAAAACGAATACTTTTTTAACTTTTACAACTTTAACTTCGGGAATTGCAAAATTAAATTTTCAAGTCGATAATGAAGAAAATATTATAAGAAGATATAGATATACAATTAATGTAACAAATAGCGAGAGAAATACCGCAAATACAAACGCTATGTTATTAGAAATTGAAAAATCTGAAATAAGCAGTAATAATATTAACAAAATCACGGCTGATAATTTGAATCAAATATCAATTACAAATAATAACGATTCGATAATATCTGCAAATGCTACGAATTCCGAGATTAAAAAATCTGACAAATCGGAAACTTTAACTTTATTTAATTCTGCAGAAGAATTGAAAAATATAAAAGATTATTCAAACGCCGTTAATCTATATAACAATATTATATCTCAATATCCAAATTCAAAATATTCCATTTACAGTCATTTTAGAATAGCGGATATTTACAATAATAATAAAGATTATAATAACGCTTTCGACATGTATAAAAAAGTTTACGATTTAAAAACTGCAAATAATAATGAAAAAGCGGCGGCGCTATATTCTATGGGAATTATGAAGAAATTTCAAAATAATAACGAAGAGGCGATTAATTATTTTAACGAGGTTATAAATAAATACGCTAAAACTTCAACTTATGGAAACGCTTCTTATGAAATGGCGGATAGTTTAAAAAGGCTTGGAAAAATATCGGATGGAATTAATATACTTGAAAAATCTTTAAGTTCAAACGATAAATTTAATAAAAGAGCGGACGCTTTGCTTCTTCTTGCCGAAATATACGAAAGAGGCGACAGAAATGTTAGAGATTTTAATAAGGCTTATCAAACATATAATCAATATATAGAAGAATATCCTTCTTTGCCAAAAACAAAATATGCGATTGAAAGAAAAGATTTTTTATATAGAACTGTAATTAATTTGCAGTAG
- the secA gene encoding preprotein translocase subunit SecA, translating into MGAMDIIFKLIFGSKSQNDEKILKPIAEQTLSFEESIKKLSNEELTNKTKEFRERVEKYIGCKTEDFDLTNEENKKKLQNILDEILPEAFAVVREASVRTTGMRHFDVQVMGGAVLHQGRIAEMKTGEGKTLVATLSVYLNALTGLGVHVVTVNNYLAKRDAEWMMPIYSMLGISVGILDDTKPHSPERREVYSRDVVYGTNNEFGFDYLRDNMVIRKEDKVQRKFYYAIVDEVDSILIDEARTPLIISGPAEKNIKMYYEIDRIIPMLKQAETDERMREVAGTGDYVLDEKDKNVYLTEDGVHKVEKLLNVENLYGAQSSTIVHHVNQALKAHKVFKRDVDYMVTDGQVLIVDEFTGRVLEGRRYSDGLHQAIEAKEKVAIQNESQTYATITFQNYFRMYPKLSGMTGTAETEAEEFYKIYKLDVAVIPTNKPVTREDLSDKIYRTKKAKFEALAKYIKTLQDEGKPVLVGTVSVEMNEELSKIFKRYKISHEVLNAKNHSREASIIAQAGEPGAVTLATNMAGRGTDIVLGGNPVAKGVSEIEQILTLMRDRAFKERDPYKKEELLKKIKSIDLYKEAFVRLVISGKTEEAKEIAEKNNALEMLEKIDRIIQINEKSKIDKEKVISVGGLHVIGSERHEARRIDNQLRGRSGRQGDPGLSVFYLSLEDDLMRLFGGERVSSMMLAMGMGEEEELGHKWLNKSIENAQRKVEGRNFDIRKHLLEYDDVMNQQRMAIYSERDYILYSENISQRVEEIISDVSDSTIKNISSISGKNINPIEIIKWFNSYSIGIDEEAVNKAIEGGIDNAIKNITNLLIETYRKKATLVDEKVFREVEKNIFLSVIDNRWKDHLFSMDGLREGIGLRGYAEKNPLTEYKLEGYKMFVSTMNTIYNELINLIMRVRIVPNSFNAVERESAFDGGVEEKGNISAMDNNMQGKSKMAHAQVKMTNKIGRNDPCPCGSGKKYKYCHGKDSAA; encoded by the coding sequence ATGGGAGCGATGGACATTATATTTAAATTAATATTCGGTTCTAAATCTCAAAATGACGAGAAAATATTAAAGCCTATAGCCGAACAAACTTTATCGTTTGAAGAGAGTATAAAAAAATTAAGCAATGAAGAGCTTACGAATAAAACAAAAGAATTTAGAGAGCGAGTCGAAAAATATATCGGATGCAAAACTGAAGATTTTGATTTAACTAACGAAGAAAATAAAAAGAAATTGCAAAATATATTAGACGAAATTTTACCCGAAGCTTTTGCAGTAGTTAGAGAGGCAAGCGTAAGAACAACGGGAATGAGACATTTCGATGTTCAAGTTATGGGCGGCGCGGTTTTACATCAAGGCAGAATCGCCGAAATGAAAACGGGAGAAGGAAAAACTTTAGTCGCCACTTTATCGGTATATTTAAACGCTTTGACGGGACTCGGAGTTCATGTGGTGACGGTAAATAATTATCTTGCCAAAAGAGACGCTGAATGGATGATGCCAATTTATTCTATGCTTGGAATATCGGTTGGAATATTAGACGATACAAAACCGCATTCTCCCGAAAGAAGAGAGGTTTATTCCCGCGATGTCGTTTACGGAACTAATAACGAATTTGGTTTCGATTATTTAAGAGACAATATGGTAATAAGAAAAGAAGATAAAGTTCAAAGAAAATTTTATTACGCTATAGTTGACGAGGTTGACAGCATATTGATAGACGAAGCGAGAACACCTCTTATAATATCTGGACCAGCAGAAAAAAATATTAAAATGTATTACGAAATAGACCGAATTATTCCTATGTTAAAGCAGGCTGAAACGGACGAAAGAATGAGAGAAGTTGCGGGAACGGGAGATTATGTATTAGATGAAAAAGACAAAAATGTTTATCTTACTGAAGATGGCGTTCATAAAGTGGAAAAACTTCTTAATGTTGAAAATCTATACGGAGCGCAAAGCAGCACGATAGTTCATCATGTCAATCAAGCTTTAAAGGCGCATAAAGTTTTTAAAAGAGATGTTGATTATATGGTAACAGACGGACAAGTTTTAATTGTTGATGAGTTTACGGGACGAGTTTTGGAAGGCAGACGATATAGCGATGGACTTCATCAAGCGATAGAAGCGAAAGAAAAAGTCGCAATACAAAACGAATCTCAAACTTATGCCACTATAACTTTTCAAAATTATTTTAGAATGTATCCTAAACTTTCAGGAATGACGGGAACTGCCGAAACGGAAGCGGAAGAATTTTACAAAATATATAAATTGGATGTCGCAGTAATTCCAACTAATAAACCCGTGACAAGAGAAGATTTGTCGGATAAAATATATAGAACTAAAAAAGCTAAATTCGAGGCTTTGGCAAAATATATAAAAACTTTGCAAGACGAAGGCAAACCCGTTCTTGTCGGAACTGTTTCGGTTGAAATGAATGAAGAATTATCTAAAATATTTAAAAGATATAAAATAAGCCATGAAGTTTTAAACGCTAAAAATCACTCAAGAGAAGCGTCAATAATCGCGCAAGCGGGAGAGCCTGGCGCCGTCACTTTGGCAACAAATATGGCGGGAAGAGGAACGGATATTGTTTTGGGAGGAAATCCTGTAGCTAAAGGAGTTAGCGAAATAGAGCAAATTCTCACTCTTATGAGAGATAGAGCTTTTAAAGAGAGAGACCCTTATAAAAAAGAAGAATTATTAAAAAAAATAAAATCAATAGACTTGTATAAAGAGGCTTTTGTTAGGCTTGTAATATCGGGAAAAACCGAAGAAGCAAAAGAAATTGCCGAAAAAAATAACGCTTTGGAAATGCTTGAAAAAATTGATAGAATAATTCAAATAAATGAAAAATCAAAAATCGATAAAGAAAAAGTTATATCTGTTGGCGGACTTCATGTTATAGGAAGCGAAAGACATGAAGCGAGACGAATTGATAATCAGCTCAGAGGAAGAAGCGGAAGGCAAGGCGACCCTGGTTTAAGCGTATTTTACTTATCTCTTGAAGATGATTTAATGCGACTTTTCGGAGGCGAGAGAGTTTCAAGTATGATGCTTGCAATGGGAATGGGCGAAGAGGAAGAGCTTGGACATAAATGGCTTAATAAATCTATAGAAAATGCTCAAAGAAAAGTTGAAGGCAGAAATTTCGATATAAGAAAACATTTGCTTGAATATGACGATGTTATGAATCAGCAGAGAATGGCGATTTACTCAGAGAGAGATTATATACTCTATTCGGAAAATATATCTCAAAGAGTGGAAGAGATAATTTCGGATGTGTCGGATTCGACTATAAAAAATATAAGTTCAATTTCGGGTAAAAATATTAATCCTATTGAAATAATAAAATGGTTTAATAGTTATTCTATAGGAATAGACGAAGAAGCGGTTAATAAAGCTATTGAAGGCGGAATTGATAACGCTATAAAAAATATAACAAATTTACTTATCGAAACTTACAGAAAAAAAGCGACTTTGGTTGATGAAAAAGTATTTAGAGAAGTGGAAAAAAATATATTTCTTTCGGTAATAGACAATAGATGGAAAGACCATTTATTTTCTATGGACGGTTTGAGAGAAGGAATAGGACTTAGAGGATACGCTGAAAAAAATCCGCTTACCGAATATAAACTTGAAGGATATAAAATGTTCGTCTCTACAATGAATACAATATATAACGAGCTTATCAATTTAATAATGAGAGTTAGAATAGTTCCTAATTCTTTTAACGCTGTAGAAAGAGAAAGCGCTTTTGACGGAGGAGTTGAAGAAAAAGGAAATATAAGCGCTATGGATAACAATATGCAAGGAAAATCTAAAATGGCGCATGCTCAAGTTAAAATGACAAATAAGATTGGAAGAAACGACCCTTGTCCTTGCGGAAGCGGTAAAAAATATAAATATTGTCATGGAAAAGATAGCGCCGCTTAA